The region TGCAGCGCGTTCGCTCCCTCGAGCAGCAGCTCACTCCCTTCGTTCACATGGAGCAGCGTACCGTCCGACATGACTACCTGGACCCGTACGCCGCGCGCCGTGCGGAGGAGCGTTCCGCTCGGGAGGGGGAGCGCCGGCCTCAGGGCTTGCCAGGCCGCGCCGGGGAGCTTCACCCCCTGCGCGTGCCCGCTGCGCGGCCCCACCGCGACGACCCGCAGGACCTCCGCCACGCCCTTCTGCCGGGAGAGCTCACGCGCCGCCCGGCGGCCCGCACCGCACCCGGCCACGAGCGGAACGAGGAGGAGGCCCACCAGGGCAGCGCGAGCGACGGACATGGCTGGTAGAGAGTAAGGCACAGGCCCCGTGGCGGGTCCAGCGCGCCAGCGGCCGCTCTACTCGACGGGGGGGCTCCCCGAGAGGAGGTAGAGGACGGCCATGCGCACGGCCACCCCGTAGCTGACCTGCTCCAGGATGACCGACCGCGGACCATCGGCCACGTCGGGGGCTAGCTCGACACCCCGGTTGATCGGCCCTGGGTGCATGACGATCGCCTGGGGGTGGCTGACCTCGAGCAGGCGCTGCGTGAGCCCGAAGGTGCGGGCGTACTCGCGCGCGGTCGGAAAGAGGCTCTGCTGCTGCAGACGTTCGGCCTGGATGCGGAGCATCATGATTACGTCGGCGCCTTCGAGCGCCTCGACGAGCGTGCGGCACACGCGCACTCCGGGGCCCTCGACCCCGGGGGGGAGCATCGTCCGGGGGCCGGCGAGACGCACGCGGGCCCCGAGCTTGCCGAGGGCCGCCAGGTTCGACCGCGCGACACGGCTGTGGGCGATGTCGCCGACGATGGCCACCTCGAGCCCCTCGACTCTCCCCTTCTGCCGGCGAATGGTCGCGCAATCGAGCAGCGCCTGGGTAGGGTGCGCGTGAGAGCCGTCGCCGGCATTCACGACGGCCACGTCCAGGTGACGGGCGATGAAGTGCGGCGCGCCCGCCTCGCTGTGTCGCATGATCAGGATCTCCGGCCGCATCGCTTCCAGATTGCGCACCGTGTCCAGCAGCGTCTCCCCCTTGACCGCGCTCGAGGCGGAGGCCGTGATGTTGAGGGTGTCG is a window of Deltaproteobacteria bacterium DNA encoding:
- a CDS encoding aspartate carbamoyltransferase catalytic subunit, whose product is MTFRQRHLLDISSLTREEIVSILDLSDRFLDISERPIKKVPTLRGRTVVTYFVEPSTRTRTSFEIAAKRLSADTLNITASASSAVKGETLLDTVRNLEAMRPEILIMRHSEAGAPHFIARHLDVAVVNAGDGSHAHPTQALLDCATIRRQKGRVEGLEVAIVGDIAHSRVARSNLAALGKLGARVRLAGPRTMLPPGVEGPGVRVCRTLVEALEGADVIMMLRIQAERLQQQSLFPTAREYARTFGLTQRLLEVSHPQAIVMHPGPINRGVELAPDVADGPRSVILEQVSYGVAVRMAVLYLLSGSPPVE